The sequence below is a genomic window from Streptococcus oralis.
CCAACACAGATACAAGCACCTTCTCATCAACATTTGGTGCGAATCCGACAACTTTTAACTATCTTCTAGATTATTATGCAGATAATACTGCTGTTATTACCAATCTCGTAGATGGTTTGTTAGAGAATGACAGCTATGGCAACCTAACGCCAGCTCTAGCTGAGGATTGGTCTGTTTCAGCAGATGATTTGACCTATACCTACAAACTCAGAAAAGATGCCAAGTGGTACACAGCCGATGGAGAAGAGTATGCTCCAGTCAAAGCTCAGGATTTTGTCACTGGGATCAAATATGCCGCTGACAACAAGGGGCAAGCCATGGATCTGATCCAAAATTCAATCAAGGGATTGAATGACTATGTGACGGGTGTGACTAATGACTTTTCAACTGTTGGTGTCAAAGCATTGGATGATTACACAGTCGAGTACACTTTAACTCGACCAGAGCCGTATTGGAATTCAAAAACAACCAATAGTATCCTTTTCCCAGTCAACGAAGAGTTCTTGAAATCAAAGGATAAAGATTTTGGAACCTTGACACCAGACAGTATCCTTTATAATGGTCCATATTTGTTAAAAGATTTTACATCAAAATCGTCAATCGAATATGTGAAGAATCCACACTACTATGACCATGATAAAGTGACCATTGAAAAAGTTAAATTAGCCTATTTTGATGGCTCTGATCAAGAGATGACCATTCGAAACTTTGAAAGTGGTGCCTATTCACTTGCGGGAGTCTATCCAAATAGCTCGAGCTATGCCAAGACGAAAGAAAAATACCAAGACAATATTGTTTATAGCTTACAAGACAAGACTTCTTGGTACTTCAACTTTAATGTAAACCGTAAAGCCTATAACCATACTGCTAAAACATCAGACCAGCAAAAGAACTCAACGCAAACAGCGATTTTAAATAAAAACTTCCGTCAGGCCTTGAACTTTGCCATCGATCGTACAGCCTACTCTGCCCAATCTAACGGGCAAGAAGCAGCAAGTAATACCCTTCGTAATACCCTTGTTCCCCCTACATTTGTGCAAGTGGGAGATAAGAGCTTTGGGGAAGTGGTCTCTTCTAAACTTGTTCAGTATGGAACAGAATGGTCAGAAATCAACTTGTCGGATGCCCAAGACGGTTACTTTAACAGGGAAAAGGCTCAAGCAAAATTTGCGGAAGCTAAAAAGGAATTGGAAGCCCAAGGGGTGACCTTCCCCATTCATTTGGACATCCCGGTTGATCAAACCAATAAAAATGCAGTTTCTGGTATGAATTCACTTAAACAGACACTTGAAACAGTACTAGGTTCTGATCATGTCGTCATTGATGTTCAGCAACTTTCAACGGATGACTTTGGGAATGTCGCTTTCCTAGCTCCAAATCCAGCAGCTCGTGATTACGATTTGAACTTTGATGGCTGGGTTGGTGATTACCAAGATCCGTCAACTTATCTGGATCCATTTAATGCAGAAGATGGCTTCTATCTCAAGATTTTCGGTTTAGATGCTAAGGAAGATCAGGATAAAATTAAGAGTTTGGGATTGGATACCTATACGAAACTTCTAAAAGAAGCAGATGCTGAGAATAAAGACGTTTCTAAACGTTATGAAAAATACGCTGAAGCTCAAGCTTGGATGATTGACAATTCTCTAGTCATGTCTGCTATGTCAAATGGTGGTACGGCCTCTGTAACCAAAGTAACTCCATTTACACGTGCCTACTCTCTAGTGGGAATCAAAGGTGATGGAAATAACTACAAGTATATGAGACTGCAAAAAGATCCTGTTACCAAGAAACAATTTGATGAAGCCAAGACTAAGTGGGAAGAAGAGAGTAAAAAGGCTATCGAAAAGAGCCAAAAAGAATTTAAAAATCATATCAAATAACGGCGAAAACAAGGTTTCCTTCAAGAGGCCTTGTTTTTTGTTTGCCAAAATTCTCGATGCTGAAAGCCCTAACTTCAAAAAATGATCAAGAAAAAGGAATGAAAACGCTGAGAATTGTGGGAATGAATGGAATTTACTCTACTTTTGTGATATAATTACTTTAATTATTATAGTATAGGGGAGTGTCATGACGAAACGTTCAAAGAGATCTCGCTCAGGAAAAGTAAAGCGAAGCGTTAACATAGCCTTGTTAACTGTTTATCTATTGTTGGCTAGCTTTTTATTGTTTTTGATTTTTAAATACCATATCCTTGCTTTTAGATATTTTAATCTAGTGGCAACTGCGTTAGTTCTACTAGTTGCCTTAGCAGAGCTACTCTTGATTATCTATAAAAAAGCTGAAAAATTTACTATTTTTCTGTTGGTGCTCTCTATCCTTGTGAGCTCTGTTTCACTTTTTGCAGTACAGCAGTTTGTTGGACTGACCAATCGTTTAAATGCGACTTCTAATTACTCAGAATATTCTATCAGTGTTGCTGTTTTAGCAGATAGTGAGATTGGAAATGTTACGCAACTGACGAGTGTGACAGCACCGACTGGGACTGATAATGAAAATATTCAAAAACTACTAGCTGATATCAAGTCAAGTCAGAATACCGATTTGACGGTCAATCAGAGTTCGTCTTACTTGGCGGCTTACAAGAGTCTGATTGCAGGTGACACCAAGGCCATTGTCTTAAATAGTGTCTTTGAAAATATCATCGAGTCAGAGTATCCGGACTATGCGTCAAAGATTAAAAAGATTTATACTAAGGGATTCACTAAAAAAGTAGAAGCTCCTAAAACTTCAAAGAGTCAGTCTTTTAATATCTATGTGAGTGGTATTGATACTTATGGTCCGATTAGTTCAGTGTCGCGTTCAGACGTCAATATCCTGATGACTGTTAATCGAGATACCAAGAAAATTCTCTTGACCACAACGCCACGTGATGCTTATGTACCAATCGCAGATGGTGGAAATAATCAAAAAGATAAATTGACCCATGCGGGCATTTATGGAGTTGATTCATCCATTCACACCTTAGAAAATCTCTATGGGGTGGATATCAATTACTATGTGCGATTGAACTTCACTTCGTTTTTGAAATTGATTGATTTGTTGGGTGGGGTAGATGTTTATAATGATCAGGAATTCACAGCTCTTGCTAATAAAAAACACTATTCTATCGGTAATGTCCATTTAGATTCAGAAGAGGCACTCGCTTTTGTTCGCGAGCGCTACTCTCTAGCAGATGGTGACCGCGACCGCGGGCGCAATCAACAAAAGGTGATTGTGGCTATCCTTCAAAAATTAACGTCGACCGAAGCACTGAAAAATTATAGTACGATTATTGATAGCTTGCAAGATTCTATCCAAACAAACATGCCGCTTGAGACCATGATGAACTTGGTCAATGCTCAGTTAGAAAGTGGTGGAACTTACAAAGTGAATTCGCAAGACTTGAAAGGTACAGGACGGATGGATCTTCCTTCCTATGCGATGCCAGATAGCAACCTCTATATGATGGAAATTGACGACAGTAGCCTTGCATCTGTCAAAACTGCTATTCAAGACGTGTTGGAGGGAAGATGAAATGATTGATATTCATTCGCACATTGTCTTTGATGTAGATGATGGTCCCAAGTCGAGAGAGGAAAGCAAGGCCCTCTTGACAGAAGCCTACAGGCAGGGGGTGCGAACCATTGTCTCTACCTCTCATCGTCGCAAGGGCATGTTTGAAACTCCAGAAGAGAAGATAGCAGAAAATTTTCTTCAGGTTCGGGAAATAGCTAAGGAAGTTGCGAGTGACTTGGTCATTGCTTATGGGGCGGAAATTTACTACACACCAGATGTTCTGGATAAGTTGGAAAAAAAGCAGATTCCGACCCTCAATGATAGTCGTTATGCCTTGATAGAGTTTAGTATGAACACCCCTTATCGCGATATTCATAGCGCCTTGAGCAAGATCTTGATGTTGGGAATTACTCCAGTCATTGCCCACATCGAGCGCTATGATGCTCTTGAAAATAATGAAAAATGCGTTCGAGAACTGATCGATATGGGCTGTTACACGCAAGTAAATAGTTCACACATCCTCAAACCCAAACTTTTTGGAGAACGTTATAAATTCATGAAAAAAAGAGCTCAGTATTTTTTAGAGCAGGATTTGGTTCATGTCATTGCAAGTGATATGCACAATCTAGACGGTAGACCTCCTCATATGGCAGAAGCATATGACCTTGTTACTCAAAAATACGGAGAAGCGAAGGCTCAAGAACTCTTTATAGACAATCCTCGAAAAATTGTAATGGATCAACTAATTTAGGAGAAATGATGAAAGAACAAAATACGATAGAAATCGATGTATTTCAATTACTTAAAACCTTGTGGAAACGCAAGCTAATTATTTTATTAGTGGCACTTGTGACAGGTGCGGGAGCTTTTGCATATAGCACTTTTATCGTTAAGCCAGAATATACGAGTACTACGCGTATTTACGTAGTGAATCGCAATCAAGGAGATAAGCCGGGGTTGACAAATCAGGACTTGCAGGCAGGATCTTATCTGGTAAAAGACTACCGTGAGATTATCCTTTCGCAGGATGTATTGGAAAAGGTAGCGACAAATTTGAAATTGGATATGCCAGCAAAAACGTTAGCCGGCAAAGTTCAAGTGACTGTACCAACTGACACTCGTATCGTTTCAATTTCTGTCAAGGATAAACAACCAGAGGAAGCCAGTCGCATCGCTAATTCTCTACGAGAAGCTGCTGCAGAAAAGATCATCGCTGTAACGCGAGTATCTGATGTAACGACGCTTGAAGAAGCGCGACCAGCTACGACTCCCTCTTCTCCAAATGTTCGACGCAACACCTTGTTTGGTTTTCTTGGAGGAGCCGTCGTAACAGTAATTACTGTTCTTTTGATTGAGTTGCTTGATACCCGTGTGAAACGTCCTGAAGATGTTGAAGATGTACTGCAAATTCCACTTTTAGGGGTCGTTCCAGATTTGGACAAAATGAAATAGGAGGAAGTTATGCCAACGTTAGAAATCTCACAGGCAAAATTGGATCTTGTAAAAAAGGCAGAGGAGTATTATAATGCTTTGTGCACGAACCTACAGTTAAGTGGAGATGATTTGAAAGTATTTTCTATCACTTCAGTGAAACCAGGAGAAGGAAAATCAACGACTTCCACTAATATCGCTTGGGCTTTTGCGCGTGCAGGTTACAAAACGCTGCTGATTGATGGAGATATTCGCAATTCTGTTATGTCAGGTGTCTTTAAAGCAAGAGATAAGATTACAGGTCTGACAGAATTTCTATCAGGAACTACAGACCTATCACAAGGGCTCTGTGATACCAATATCGAAAATCTCTTTGTAATTCAGGCTGGATCTGTGTCACCGAATCCGACAGCTCTTCTTCAAAGTAAGAATTTCAGTACAATGCTTGAAACCTTGCGTAAATATTTTGACTACATCATTGTAGACACTGCTCCCGTAGGTGCCGTGATTGATGCAGCTATCATTACGCGAAAATGTGATGCTTCTATTTTAGTGACGGCAGCGGGTGAAACAAATCGAAGGGATATTCAAAAAGCGAAAGAACAACTGGAACACACAGGGAAGCCGTTTTTAGGAGTTGTATTGAATAAATTCGATACTTCAGTAGACAAATACGGTTCTTATGGAAATTATGGAGATTACGGGGAAAAATAAAAAATAGGTTGGGGGATAGAGATGAATGGAAAAGTAGTAAAGCCTTCATTGGCCATAATCCAGAGTTTTCTTGTCATTTTAGTGACTTATCTGCTTAGCGCTGTGAGAGAAACAGAGATTGTTTCAACAACAGCTATTGCACTTTATATCCTCCATTATTTTGTCTTTTATATCAGTGATTATGGACAGGATTTTTTTAAAAGGGGATATTTTATTGAACTTGTCCAGACATTGAAATATATCCTATTCTTTGCGCTAGCGATTAGTATTTCTAATTTTTTCTTAGAAGATCGATTTAGTATTTCTAGACGAGGCATGATTTACTTCCTCACATTACATGCTCTCTTAGTCTATGTGCTAAACTTATTTATCAAGTGGTATTGGAAGCGAGCTTACCCCAATTTTAAAGGAAGTAAGAAGATCCTCTTGCTCACAGCAACTTCTCGTGCCGAAAAGGTACTGGATAGACTAATAGAATCAAATGAGGTTGTTGGGGAGTTGGTAGCTGTCAGTGTTTTAGACAAACCAGATTTTCAGCATAATTCTTTAAAGGTAGTAGCAGAGGAGGAGATAGTAGACTTTGCGACTCATGAGGTGGTCGATGAAGTCTTTATCAATCTTCCAAGTGAAAAATACAATATTGGAGAGCTTATCTCTCAGTTTGAAACGATGGGAATTGATGTAACAGTCAATCTAAATGCTTTTGATCGTAGTTTGGCACGTAACAAGCAAATTCGTGAGATGGCAGGATTAAACGTTGTGACTTTTTCTACAACATTTTATAAGACTAGTCACGTGATTGCTAAGCGGATTATTGATATAGTGGGTGCATTGGTAGGACTGATACTATGTGGTCTAGTCAGTGTTGTACTGGTCCCTTTGATTCGAAAGGATGGGGGCTCTGCTATTTTTGCACAGACGCGTATAGGAAAAAATGGACGACATTTTACTTTTTATAAGTTTCGCTCCATGTGTGTAGATGCTGAGGACAAAAAAAGAGAACTCATGGAACAAAATACCATGCAGGGTGGAATGTTTAAGGTGGACGATGATCCGCGTATCACGAAAATTGGTCGTTTTATAAGGAAGACTAGCTTGGACGAGCTGCCACAGTTTTATAATGTTCTAAAGGGAGATATGAGTTTGGTAGGTACACGACCACCAACAGTGGACGAGTATGAACACTATACCCCAGAACAAAAACGTCGACTAAGTTTTAAACCTGGAATAACAGGCTTATGGCAGGTCAGTGGACGAAGTGAGATTAAGAATTTCGATGAAGTTGTCAAATTAGATGTGGCCTATATAGATGATTGGACAATTTGGAAAGATATTGAAATTTTATTGAAGACAGTTAAGACCGTGTTAAACAGACAGGGAGCTAAATGACTGACTTTTATATTATATATAAGGAAAGCCATCGAATGCACTTCACTTGATATGATATGGATATTTGTTAATATTCTAGATAGATTTGGTGCAAAGGTTTTAAAGCTTACGCGTTTTTAAGATTTTGGTCTTTTTCTTTGGTTGAGCTATTTCTTTACATGTTTTTCTAATTCCATTTTTCCAATTTTTGCTATAATGCTGTGTGAAAATATAAATAGTTTTTGTTGTCAAAGTTAGATTTTTGAATAAGTTTTAAGATAAAATGACTTGTTTTAGACAATTTAATATTTGCTTTTAGAATTACTTTATATGATTTTGGGGAAATTAGATGCGTTGAACACAAGGTATATTCTGGTAATATATGCCTATGTAACCATTCCCAAATCATTCTTTATATGTAAAAAAATCTTGAAGGATGAAGTTTATGAATATTGTTTATGCGACAGATAATAATTTTGTAGATGTATTGTGTGCCTCTATCAAGTCACTTTATACTACTAATTCAGATTTAAATTTAAATTTATGGATTATTGCTGATAATGTTTTTGAGAAAAATAAAGAAAAGGTTAATAATTTGTCAAAACAATATGCACAAAAGGAAATTAATTGGATTGAAAATATTGAAATTCCATTTAGATTACATTTAGATAGAGGATCAATTAGTTCATTCAGTAGGTTATTTTTGGGAAGTGTTCTTCCGAATACAATTAGTGAAATACTCTATCTTGATAGTGATATTATTGTAATGAATTCTTTGAAAAGTCTTTTAAATATTGATTTCGGGAACAAAATTCTTTATGGAGTTAATGATACTTTTAATAAAGAATATAAGAAGGTCTTGGATATACCTATTGATAAAGATATGTTTAATGCTGGAGTTATGTTTATTGATTTAGAGAAGTGGCGAAATAATAATATTGAAGAAAAATTATTGCAAGTAATTCAAAAGTTTAACGGGACTATATTGCAAGGTGATTTAGGAGTTTTGAATGCAGTATTATATAATTCATTTGGAGTACTTCCTCCTGAATATAATTATATGACTATATTCGAAGATATGAGTTATGAAGAAATGATAACATTTAAAAAGCCAATCAATTATTATTCAAAAGAGGAAATTCAAGAAGCGAGAGATCGTATCGTATTACGACATTTTACTACCAGCTTTTTATCAAAACGTCCTTGGCAAGAAGGCAGTACTGTAGCTCATATAGAGCAATTTAAAAAATATTATGAAGGTAGTTACAATGCTGTTAAAGAATCACTTTTATTAAAAGTATTTCAAAAATTACCTAAAAAAAGTGCGGTATTTTTGTTAGGATTTATTCAATCAAAAATTAGACCAAAATTGTATAGAATTTTGAAATAAGGTAAATATTAGTAATGACGAAAAAAGAAAAAATTTTATTAAAAATCCAAGAAGAAGAATTAAAATTATTAAAAGAGTTCATAAGAATATGTTCTCAAAATAAAATCAAATATTTTGCTCTGGGAGGGAGTCTGTTAGGAGCAGTAAGACATAAAGGTTTCATTCCGTGGGATGATGATATGGATCTAGGAATTCCGAGAAATGATTTTGAGAAGTTTACTAATGAAATAGATTTTAACAAATATAATAAAAATTATATTTTAGAAAGTTCTGAAGTGAATTTAGGTGTTATTCAATATAAGTTAAAATCGGGTGTTCAAATATTGGGGGAAAAATATGAAGTATGTTTAGATATATTTCCGTTAGATGGAATGCCAGTAAATAAATTGCAAAAATTTTTTTTTGAAAGAAAAATTCTTTTTTATAGAATGCTTTATAAATTTTCAGTTATAGATCAAGTGGTTGATAAAGATAGAGGAGCTTTTGAAAATTTATTATTTAAAATTGCCAAATTACTCAAACTTAATAAATTTATTTCAACTTCATTGATGAATTGCAAACTTAATAAATTAATAAAAACTTATGATTATAGTAGTTCAAGATATGTAGGTAATATTTTAGGTCGTTACCGTAGTAAAGAAATTGTAGAAAAGAATTTTTTTGGAAAGGGAGTTTTATTACCCTTTGAAGATATATATATTAATTGTCCAGTAAATTATGACTGTTATTTAAAAAATATTTATTGTGATTATATGCAGTTACCGCCGGTTGAAGATAGAATTCCACATTTTGAGGAGCTAAAAAATAAATGAAAAAAATAGGTATAGTGAAATGGGAAATGCATACTGCTGGTGGTGGAGAAAAAGTAGCAATAAATTTAGCAAGTGAGTTGTCACAAAAATATGAGGTCCATCTAGTGTCAATGTTTTCAAATGCTGAAGTTTTTTTCCCATTGAATAATTCTTTCCGTTTTGTAAATTTATCTTCAAAAAAGCTATCAATGAGTAAGAATTTTTTAGAAGCCGTGAAAAAATTGAGAACATACATTATTGAGCATGATCTTGATATTGTTTTGGGCATTGGAATAAGTATGAATTGTATTGGAATTGCAAGTACATTAGGAATGGAGGTGAAATTTGTTTCATGTGACCATACAAATTCAATCGTTGATTTAGATACTAGAGTAAAAAGAATTCAAAGGTATGTGGCATCTAGATTTGCAGATAAGATAATTACACTTACTACATCAGATAGAGATAATTATATAAAAAAATATAAATTGAATCCCCTAAAAATAGACTATATTTATAACTGGGTGGATCCACTTGTAGTAGATAAATTATTTGATAGAAACTCTAAGAAGCTTGTTACTGTTGGACGCTTTGATAAACAAAAAGGTTATGATTTGTTATCTAAGGTAGCAATTCAAGTATTATTAAAGAATCCAGATTGGGAATGGGATATATATGGTTCGGGCAATGAGCAAATAAAACAAGATCTGATTACTGAATTGTATAAAGGTGGTGTTTTATCACGAGTTCATTTTAAAGGGAATGTAAAAGGTACAGAAAATATTTATCCGGGTCATGCTATTTATGTAATGACTTCTCGTTATGAAGGCCTTCCCTTAGTTCTTTTAGAAGCTAAACAGTACGGACTACCTATTGTTAGTTTTAAATGTCCAACTGGTCCATCAGAAATAGTTTTAGATGAAGAAAATGGATATTTAGTTGACAATTACGATGTTGACTACATGAGTAGAAAAATTTCTGATTTAATTGAAAACGAGAATTTGAGATTAAAATTTTCAGATGAATCAATGAAGGATACTGATAAATTCAGCAAGAAAAAGATTATAAAGCAGTGGGAAGACTTAATTGAAGAAATGATAGGGGAATAGAATGGGAAAGAAATTATTAACTGTAGTAGTACCGACATATAATATAGAAAGTTACATTAGGAAGTGTATTGATTCTTTTAAATCAATTAATGATAAGTACTATGATTTATTTGAAGTATTGGTTATAAATGACGGTAGTCATGATAATTCTATAAATGTAGTAGAAGAGATGGTTAATGGAAGTGATTTAGATTTAAAAATCATTAATAAAGAAAATGAAGGACACGGTTCGACAATAAATAGAGGAATAAAAGAATCCAAAGGGAAGTACTTTAAAGTTGTGGATGGGGATGATTGGGTTGATACATTACATTTCGAACAATTTTTAGAAAAACTATCCCAAGTTGATGTCGATATGGTGATTACGGATTTTACCGAACAACATATTTATGATGGGAGTATGGTCCGAATTAATTTTAATAATAATTTAGAAGATGGGAAAGTAGTACAGTCTCTTCCTGAAAATCGAATTCCTATGCATGCACTTACATATAAATTAAATGTATTGAAGGATAATAACATTACTATCAGTGAAAATACTTTTTATGTAGATATAGAATACACGCTTCTGCCAATGAAATATGTTGAGAACTATATGTATTTAAATTTAGATATCTATCAATATTTTTTAGGTAGACCAGATCAAAGTATGAATATTAACGTAATGAAACAAAAATCTGATCATCATGAGAGAGTTACAAAAAGAATATTGGATTTTTATCATGAAATTAAATTAAATAGACAATTGGAAAAGATTGTAAGAGACACATTAACATATCTAATAGGTAAACAGTGCTTACTATATTTGATGAATAATGATCTGAGTAGTATAGATGGATTATTTTCTTATGCTGAAGAAAGTAATTTCAATTGGAAATACGATAGAAAACAAAAAACAACCTCTTTGTTGTATTTAAATTATAAAACAAAGGGAGTATTCAGCTTTGTAATTCATTCAATATTATCCAAAAAGAAGAAAGAAATAAGTAATTCCGATGTTCATTAGTATTATTATTCCAGTATATAATGTGAAAGACTATCTGCATTATGCAATGGAAAGTTTATTTAGACAAACATATAAGGACTTTGAAGTTATTTTAGTCAATGATGGTTCAACAGATGATTCTGGAGAATTATGTAATCACTACGCTGAAAATCATGAGAATATTTATGTTTTTCATAAAAAAAATGGCGGACTCTCGGATGCTAGAAATTTTGGTGTTGAGAAAGCTTCTTCGGATTGGATAGTTTTTCTGGATCCAGATGACTATTTGGAAATAGATGCTTTAGAACTACTGGTTAAGATTCAGAAAAGATATGACGCAGATTTGATATCAACTAAAGTAAAATCTACCTCGACATATGAAGATTATAATTCTGACCATATAGGAGAATCTGATTATAGTAATCTTGATGTTCTTTCGAAAGAGGAAGCACTTGAACTAATGCTCCAAGATAAAGTTGCAACAGTATCAGCCTGTGCTAAACTATATCATAAGAGTATTTTAGAAAGAGCTCCCTTCCCTATTGGGAAAATCTATGAAGATTTTTATGTTGTTGGTGAACATTTAGCATTAGCAAATAGAATTGTGATTAGCCCATATAAAACCTACAATTACTATTGTCGACCAGGAAGTATTGTTCGATCTAAGTTTACTGTAAAGAGATTTAACTTTTTTGAAGCTGCTGAATATAATCGTAGCATTATTAAAAAGCATTACAATTCAAAAGAACTTGAAGATGTTTTGAACATCAAAATAGTACAGGGTTCCTTTTCTATTTCTTCGTCAGCCGCTGAATCAGATGTAGAATCCTTACTATTAATTAGGAGGAAACTATTCTCATTGTATTGGAGTGTTTTTGCATCTCCAAAAGCTTCTTTTAGACTGAAATTGAAATATACGTTATTTTTACTTTTTCCTAAAGAATATTACAAATTAAAAAAAATGATAAAGAAAGTGGATTAAATGTCAGTTAGAAAACTATCTTTAATAGATATACTGGACTATATGTGGATAATATTAATTATTGTACAGTGTCATTCAATATATACAGTAAAATCTGAACCTTTTAACTTGACTGTGCTGTTATTAGTTACAACGGCAATGTTATTGTTACTCAATTTATTACGATTCACTTTGTCAATAAAATTTATACATAAATTTATTTATATGTTAGGGCTATATTTTATAGCAATAGTTACATTTTTTTTAACGAACATAGGTGCTAATCTTACTATACTAAATATTACGAAGTATTTTATAATGCTCCCTTTATTTTTTTTAATAAATAGCATTTATATGAATAAAAAGATTTTACCAGCATTACTATCTAAATTTGTAAATGTAGTAGTAATTTTAGCGATATTTTCTTTATTCTTTTGGATATTTGGGACACTTCTGAATGTTGTACATCCTACCTCGACAGTAATTAATCAGTGGTCTGGTGGTCGATTAATAAATAGCTACTATAACCTATATTTTGAAACCCAACAGATGATTTTTTTTGGGATCCATATAATACGAAATTCAGGAATATTTGCTGAATCTCCTATTTGGGGGCTAATACTAAGTATC
It includes:
- a CDS encoding LicD family protein translates to MTKKEKILLKIQEEELKLLKEFIRICSQNKIKYFALGGSLLGAVRHKGFIPWDDDMDLGIPRNDFEKFTNEIDFNKYNKNYILESSEVNLGVIQYKLKSGVQILGEKYEVCLDIFPLDGMPVNKLQKFFFERKILFYRMLYKFSVIDQVVDKDRGAFENLLFKIAKLLKLNKFISTSLMNCKLNKLIKTYDYSSSRYVGNILGRYRSKEIVEKNFFGKGVLLPFEDIYINCPVNYDCYLKNIYCDYMQLPPVEDRIPHFEELKNK
- a CDS encoding glycosyltransferase family 4 protein is translated as MKKIGIVKWEMHTAGGGEKVAINLASELSQKYEVHLVSMFSNAEVFFPLNNSFRFVNLSSKKLSMSKNFLEAVKKLRTYIIEHDLDIVLGIGISMNCIGIASTLGMEVKFVSCDHTNSIVDLDTRVKRIQRYVASRFADKIITLTTSDRDNYIKKYKLNPLKIDYIYNWVDPLVVDKLFDRNSKKLVTVGRFDKQKGYDLLSKVAIQVLLKNPDWEWDIYGSGNEQIKQDLITELYKGGVLSRVHFKGNVKGTENIYPGHAIYVMTSRYEGLPLVLLEAKQYGLPIVSFKCPTGPSEIVLDEENGYLVDNYDVDYMSRKISDLIENENLRLKFSDESMKDTDKFSKKKIIKQWEDLIEEMIGE
- a CDS encoding glycosyltransferase translates to MGKKLLTVVVPTYNIESYIRKCIDSFKSINDKYYDLFEVLVINDGSHDNSINVVEEMVNGSDLDLKIINKENEGHGSTINRGIKESKGKYFKVVDGDDWVDTLHFEQFLEKLSQVDVDMVITDFTEQHIYDGSMVRINFNNNLEDGKVVQSLPENRIPMHALTYKLNVLKDNNITISENTFYVDIEYTLLPMKYVENYMYLNLDIYQYFLGRPDQSMNINVMKQKSDHHERVTKRILDFYHEIKLNRQLEKIVRDTLTYLIGKQCLLYLMNNDLSSIDGLFSYAEESNFNWKYDRKQKTTSLLYLNYKTKGVFSFVIHSILSKKKKEISNSDVH
- a CDS encoding glycosyltransferase family 2 protein, which produces MFISIIIPVYNVKDYLHYAMESLFRQTYKDFEVILVNDGSTDDSGELCNHYAENHENIYVFHKKNGGLSDARNFGVEKASSDWIVFLDPDDYLEIDALELLVKIQKRYDADLISTKVKSTSTYEDYNSDHIGESDYSNLDVLSKEEALELMLQDKVATVSACAKLYHKSILERAPFPIGKIYEDFYVVGEHLALANRIVISPYKTYNYYCRPGSIVRSKFTVKRFNFFEAAEYNRSIIKKHYNSKELEDVLNIKIVQGSFSISSSAAESDVESLLLIRRKLFSLYWSVFASPKASFRLKLKYTLFLLFPKEYYKLKKMIKKVD